One candidate division WOR-3 bacterium genomic window, CTACCCCATGTCAAAGAACATGACATCATATTTTTGAGTGAACGGATTGTAGCAATAACCCAGGGGCGGGCGTTTCCGATCAAGGATATCAAACCTTCCTGGCTGGCAAAATTCCTTGTTAAATTTGTTCACAAATCCCCTTATGGGATTGGCTTAGGGAGTCCCTGGACGATGGAACTCGCAATCCGGGAAGCGGGTGTTCTGCGCCTCCTCCTGGCGGCGTTTGTTTCGGCAATCACCAAGCCGCTGGGAATAAGGGGTTTATTTTATGTAATAGCAGGTAAGTCGGTGGCGGCAATCGATGGTCCCTGTCATTATACATTGCCGCCGTATAACGAATATGCCAAATTAGGACCGAAGAATCCCAACAAAGTTGCCCGTGATTTAAAGGAAAGATTTAGATATGATTTTGTAATAATTGATGCAAATGATTTAGGCGTAGCAGTCCTGGGCAAATCGGATGCTAAACTGAGTGATGATTTTTGTAAAAAAGTTTTCCGTGACAATCCCTTGGGGCAATCAAGCCAGCAAACGCCGATTGCCATCGTTCGTAGGATTGATTAATACCCATCTAATGCTGAACGATCCAGTTTTTCAAACTCTTCTTCACCTCGAAGTTTTGTCTCCAGGGTGTGGATATCACATTTTTCTTTTGGTTCGGTCCCGGCGATAAACGGTTCTTCTCTGGGTGCCGGACAGTATTCGTTTGCCAGGAGCCCGGACTTGGGACAGATCTTAACCCAGATGATTCCCTCCGGCACCGGAAAATCATCTGTGATTAAGGTGTCGATCCGCGCAATTATATCACCCCATATTGGAGCTGAAACCACTCCTCCGGTTGCTCCTTTGAAAATCGTCCGGTTATCATCAAAACCCACCCAAACACCAGCGGTATAGTGGGGGGTGAAACCGACAAACCAAGCATCAGAATAGTTATCGGTAGTCCCTGTTTTTCCGGCGGCTGGTCCTTTATAATATTTTCTTATCTCATAACCGGTGCCGCCGTCGACGACTGAGCGCATTAAATTGATCATCAGATAACAGACCTGGGGTGACAATTTTCTCACTATTGTGGGTTTGTTCATTTCTATTATTGTACCCTCTCTACTTACGATCTTGCGGATCATAATAAAAGATCTTTCCTCCCCGAGATTAGCAATGGTACTGAATGCCTGCGTCAACTCAGCAAGACTCACCTCGCAGGAACCAAGGGCAAGTGATACAACCGGCAGAAGTTTTGATTTTATTCCTAAATCATAGGCATATTTGACGACCAAATCCGGTCCGACAATACGGATGAGCCGCACCGCTACCAGATTGCGGGAGAGAGCCAAGGCTTTACGCATGGTGATAGGACCTAAGAATTTATGATCGTAATTTGCCGGACGGTAGATGCTATCTGGACCCGCGACTTCCATTACGATGGGCAAATCCAATACCTGATCCGCGGGTGTAAAACCATTATCTAAGGCGGTAAGAAATACGAAGACCTTGAAGGCGCTGCCGGTCTGGCGTTTTGCCTGGGTAGCACGATTAAATTTGCTCTGATTGAAATCCCGGCCTCCGATCAATGCCTTTATCTCACCATGACGGTGATCAACAACCATCAATGCACCCTGTAAATAAGGAATTTTATCCAGTGTGTCGGGTATACCGAGCGAGTCAAACCGGGATTTAGTTATCATCAGTTTATAATCCTTTTCAATCACGCATAAATGTTTTTCCAAAACCTCCTCGCTTATTTCCTGGATCTGGCGGTTAATTGTAGTATAAATGCTTGCTCCGCTCCGATAAAGAAAGTCAACCCCGTATTTCAATTCCAGATATCTTCTTATCTCTTCAAGAAAGTACTCACCAATCTGATGACCTTTCTGAGGAGGTTTTACATTCAAAGGTTCGTTAATGGCTTTTTCGTATTCTTCCTGGGTTATAATCCGGTCTTTTAACATCATTTTTAAAACCAGATTCCTTCTTGCCTTTGCCCTTTCGGGAAACCGGTATGGTGAAAGGTATTCAGGAGATTTCGGCAGGGCAACAAGCAGGGCGCACTCACTTAATGTTAAATCCGAAACACTTTTGTTGAAATAGTAGCGGGCAGCTGTCGCCACCCCATATCTCCCCTGTCCAAAATTCACCTGATTTAAGTAGCGTTCCAAAATTTCATCTTTGG contains:
- a CDS encoding coenzyme F420-0:L-glutamate ligase gives rise to the protein MHPSSELTGWQPNEGKKLIIEVDGENYARLPIKTHVITDRDNISQVVEKYVLPHVKEHDIIFLSERIVAITQGRAFPIKDIKPSWLAKFLVKFVHKSPYGIGLGSPWTMELAIREAGVLRLLLAAFVSAITKPLGIRGLFYVIAGKSVAAIDGPCHYTLPPYNEYAKLGPKNPNKVARDLKERFRYDFVIIDANDLGVAVLGKSDAKLSDDFCKKVFRDNPLGQSSQQTPIAIVRRID
- a CDS encoding PBP1A family penicillin-binding protein, with amino-acid sequence MVKPKMPSAEKKRTHRLKWIFIILGPLCAGFLLGLYIQVVHDLPPSEAISFYTPPVATKVYDDQDSLFAEFFIERRELASLKDMPEYLKKGFICIEDKSFYKHWGVDMKGIFRALFQNLLRLRAAQGFSTITMQLARNMFLTQEKTLLRKLKEIALAIRIERTYTKDEILERYLNQVNFGQGRYGVATAARYYFNKSVSDLTLSECALLVALPKSPEYLSPYRFPERAKARRNLVLKMMLKDRIITQEEYEKAINEPLNVKPPQKGHQIGEYFLEEIRRYLELKYGVDFLYRSGASIYTTINRQIQEISEEVLEKHLCVIEKDYKLMITKSRFDSLGIPDTLDKIPYLQGALMVVDHRHGEIKALIGGRDFNQSKFNRATQAKRQTGSAFKVFVFLTALDNGFTPADQVLDLPIVMEVAGPDSIYRPANYDHKFLGPITMRKALALSRNLVAVRLIRIVGPDLVVKYAYDLGIKSKLLPVVSLALGSCEVSLAELTQAFSTIANLGEERSFIMIRKIVSREGTIIEMNKPTIVRKLSPQVCYLMINLMRSVVDGGTGYEIRKYYKGPAAGKTGTTDNYSDAWFVGFTPHYTAGVWVGFDDNRTIFKGATGGVVSAPIWGDIIARIDTLITDDFPVPEGIIWVKICPKSGLLANEYCPAPREEPFIAGTEPKEKCDIHTLETKLRGEEEFEKLDRSALDGY